The DNA window caacacaaatgatttagcttcatatacttgcgatataaatgatatagcttcaaatgcaggcgaaacaaacgagttttcttcaaatccatgcgaaacacatgatttaactgcaaatcaatgagaaacacatggtttagcttcatattcttgcgaaacaaatggtttagcttcaaatcaatgcgaagtagaaggctaagcttcaagtccatgcgaaacaaatgatttaggttcagatacttatgatatacatgatttagcttcaagtgcatgcgaaacaaacgagttagcttctaatccatgtgaaacgaatgatttagcttcagataattgcgatataagtgatataccatcaaaagcaggcgaaacaatcgagttagcatcgaatccatgcgaaacacatgatttaggttcaaatcaatgcgaagtagaaggcttagcttcaaatacataagaaacaaatgatttagcttctgataattgcgatataaatgatataatatcaaatgcaggcgaaacaaccggtttatcttcaaatacttgtgatattcatgatttaaattcgactgcatgcgaaacaagcgagttaacttcaaatgcatgcgtaacaaatgatttagtttcaaatcaatgcgaagttgaaggcttagtttgaaagtcatgcgactcaaatggtttagcttcaaatacttgtgatatatatgatttggcttcaactgcattcgaaacgaacgagttagcttcaaatccaagcgtaacacatgatttagcttcaaatcaatgagaagtaggaggcttagcttcaaatccagtcgaatcacaagatttagcttcaaatcaatgagaagtagaaagcttagcttcaaatccatgcgaatcaaatgatttagcttcaaatacttgtgatatacatgatatagcaccaaatgcaggcgaaacagtaggtatataggttgcgttctgcaatcaagggcgaggggaaggctgagccgggggggtaaagggaaggaagcatcatcgtgagcggcacgcgtcgtgtggaggggggaagtcaccgataaggagttttgcggttttgcatccggagaggttctcggacgccttacccggaagttgcttatcttgcgaagcgatatcgggggaTTTTGGTTTctcttaaagtatggtttttttatcTGGAATATtgtagagtgcgagagagagagagggggggaggatgTAGCGGtagttctctctcttgcatatGACGACGCATGATTCttctcgcgcgacgcatttatagaagttttgtggttttgtatccggagagactcgcggatgctttacccgtgattttggtctcgttaagatttcttaaagtaagttttttttatctcggtggaatattgtagcgagcgagagagaggggggaggatgcagcggttgttctctctcttgcataaGACGAcgcatgatttttctcgcgcgacgcatttatagaagttttgtggttttgtatccggagagactcgcggatgttttacccgtgattttggtctcgttgagatttcttaaagtatggtttttttatctcggtggaATATtgtagagtgcgagagagagggggggaggatgcagcggttgttctctctcttgcataaGACGAcgcatgatttttctcgcgcgacgcatttatagaagttttgtggttttgtatccggagagactcgcggatgctttacccgtgattttggtctcgttgagatttcttaaagtatggtttttttatctcggtggaATATTgtagagcgcgagagagatggatgcattgcagcggttgttctcttttGCATCAGTTTTTCTCTTATGGACGATATGgacggagagagaaagatgTATTTTTTGCCTTGCAACGGTTTGTTGCCACATCCTTTCCATGATTAGTGATTTTGGAAGTCTCCTTATCCGGTTTTTCTTTAACGAtgtggatagagagagagagagagatgtattttttcTGCTTTATCGTTTTTGGAGAGAGATGTATTATAACGATGTGAGAGAAGTGCATGTATGCATGCTAATAAATAGGTTGCCGAAACACGACGTGCGTTAAACGGCTACCATACTGCGTGTACATTGTGACGACCAAGTTTTTTTCAAGAGAAGTGCGTGTATATCTTTAAAGATGTTCGCGGTCGATTTTATTATAGACATGGATGGGTTtagtattgaaaaaaaatttatttgtaaAGAACTTGCCATTGTTAATGTTCATTCTGGTGAGAGTGAGTTATTTGAGTTTAAGCTAGATTATAATTATAACGATTTAACAATGCAAGATCGCAAAGGTGTATGGTACGTAACAAACTTCGTCCATGGAATACCATTTAAAAATTTTAGCGGTAAAATTAATTATCGGGGCGAGGATATCAAGTATATTATAAGAGAATTCACACGGTCATATAAAAACCCCATAATTGGGTATAAAGGGGGAAATATTGAACgggatattttattaaaaattggaatGAGATTAAGAAATCTGGAGGATTTTGGTTGCCCGAAATACGATATTTTAATAACCGACCCGTCATATGGGAAATTCAATAGCCCGTGCAGGCTGCATTGCTGGATATCGAAGAGAAAATCAAGTAAAAAATATCATTGCTGTTTGAGTGAGGTTCGCGTTTTTAGAGAATGGCTGCTTAAATTAAAaggtaattttttctttttatttatttattgacaaaaatgattttcattGTCTTTCTACTACATCTTCTTTTTAGAGAGGGAAGATGGATTATCAGCGTCGAAGGTGGTGACGTCAAACgacgaataaaaaaatttaatacaaaatttaaGCAAGAGGCGGTTTGCGATTACCATGAGAAGAGGTATgtgtaataattgttatttaaaaaattaaaatttattttttaataatgattattttttaattaacagagtcttcttgaagaggaggaggaggaggaggaggaggaggaggaggacgcgGAGGATTGCGATTGCAATCAACGGCTCAGTATCACTGTGCCCTCAGCGAGGAGCGCGTCCTTTGGAAGTAGTTCATGGAAGGTAAcgtattttttccttttttagttactattatttcttcatttccacGATACCTTTTTCTTTGCAGAAAGAGATAATGATGGACTATCGACGCGAGGAGGATAGACTTCGAAGTTTCGAATTCTGGCCAATTGAGTATATTCAGCCGGAGGAGCTTGCAGCCGCAGGATTTTACTATCTGGGGCAGGACGATTTTGTCGCATGTTTTGCATGCGACATCGAATTGCATCGGTGGCAACATAACGACAGGGCTATGTCGGAGCATCACTTCTGGTCCAGAAACTGTCCATATGTACTGGGGGAAAATTGTGGCAACGTGCCGATCGATGCTCATCCCACAATCATGTCGATATCATCATCAAGAAGCGGTGTGGACGAGTGCGGAATCTACGATTATACCATGGATGAGAAGAGGTATGTAtaacaaatgttattttaaaagaaattaaaatttattttttaataatgattttttaaattaagagCGTCATcctgaggaggaggaggaggagaaggaggaggagaaggaggaggaggaggaggagaaagcTTGCGATTGCCATCAACGCGACGCGTTggcgaaagaagaagaagaagattatatatatatatatatatatatatatatatatatatatatatatatatatatatatatattgatgtcgatcatgtttcaaaatttttagtaaaaaagattgtaataaaaaggatttatttaacatatattaatatacatttttttaaaatacccacaatcctatccaaaatttccctaaaaattatagttatttcttgcgaaagaagaggaagattatatatattgttacggattacaacacttctcccgcgtcgcggcattttatttacaatagagaacacgaactataatacaactgaattagaatatgttagagatcttcgaattagatggtgttgatcgctcgacggtccgatcccgactccccgattgtccgttgataaaacacctccgtggcaacccctctcttctatttttctttaaggagttgctcacaacagggcagtttcacattacagcgatttgatttggacaagtcgccgtaacaatatattgATGTCGATCATGTTTTAAAATTTGTAGTAAAAAGGAttttaataaaagaatttatttaacatatattaatatacattttttttaaaatacccacaatcctatccaaaatttccctaaaaattatagttattttcTTATTGTAGCTATTCGGTTAGCGGTTTGTTCAGGGGGGTGAAGAGAGAACATTTTTTATGATAGGGCAtgtatatttttcaaaaaatcatattagtttacaatattatttttcgcatttatataatttttctaacaatgctcgtcaacgggttgtattccacgatgcagtcgtgtatcatcaAGCAGTATGCAGCCGTCGAAGGTAGGACATCCTTtcgacattcgaattcgattcgcacgtcgatggtcgcatttttcaacgcttcgttttgtcgcgagcaATCGATGACTACGAACGGCCCATACAGTAGAAAGTCGATTGTATTCAATAACACCTCACCGTCGTTTTTTtcataataggactcttgaaatttcgcgtacatgtcgtagagcaacgcgtacttatccttttcgaaatcgatgttcaaatcgtcgtagggatacatttccgagttcaagtaaagtcgaatattagataagaagcaggaatcgaattgggtagcgtttttctttaaatcatttttcctttcggtttgtaacgcgaatatcacgtatcgcggtttttccatttgcggagccgtttttatcgcccacgtgtgcttcgtggttgtttgcagcatcggatattcgtacagttcccacgaacggaaactcatgctgatcgatctttcgctctcaagaatacg is part of the Megalopta genalis isolate 19385.01 unplaced genomic scaffold, iyMegGena1_principal scaffold0489, whole genome shotgun sequence genome and encodes:
- the LOC143263362 gene encoding uncharacterized protein LOC143263362 is translated as MFAVDFIIDMDGFSIEKKFICKELAIVNVHSGESELFEFKLDYNYNDLTMQDRKGVWYVTNFVHGIPFKNFSGKINYRGEDIKYIIREFTRSYKNPIIGYKGGNIERDILLKIGMRLRNLEDFGCPKYDILITDPSYGKFNSPCRLHCWISKRKSSKKYHCCLSEVRVFREWLLKLKEREDGLSASKVVTSNDE
- the LOC143263360 gene encoding death-associated inhibitor of apoptosis 1-like, coding for MRREEEEEEEEEEEDAEDCDCNQRLSITVPSARSASFGSSSWKKEIMMDYRREEDRLRSFEFWPIEYIQPEELAAAGFYYLGQDDFVACFACDIELHRWQHNDRAMSEHHFWSRNCPYVLGENCGNVPIDAHPTIMSISSSRSGVDECGIYDYTMDEKRYV